A single window of Leptospira koniambonensis DNA harbors:
- a CDS encoding alginate export family protein: MNILPKPKLNFILLLITIVISIPIHSEEEPNKNTKEPIQNPLPSPSETNKTEGPDPKIKKQEPKYNSPWKGNIPVDHLRTLLVTPEQMKETQKSDLFWLDNLKLGVSLRPRFEARENPDFNKKTDDYSSFVGQNTQLWFLFDPSPYYSIKVTIQDSRLWGGSQTPQNAGNWTYGLSTGAGTTLTPATSTNTNIRNNTDIREAYIVFKKIDKLPVSVFVGRQVFAFGDLKIVGPLNWLHTGFAFDGVRFVHDSQWFKTHVFGTILSDQYDAPYGLTTSNGRSKGSIDQAYFFGAYNTIKFGEEAHLDLYVFEVSKKWIPNANPIDFDDRLKQRNDLLTTGFRFTNRTNNNFLPAGKIWDWSIESAWQSGMTGDRVKADWDVLDQKAANGKNIYTEKVQYDTRLLSLDTGIKVNDWIRLGLGYTYASGDPNRSDSKVGTWQSLFPQIAGSFPNWNTMNGQALMAGFENIKSYSIRANLKTEYGMFIFAFYDTQKANLQDAWYKVSGVPNTGASTENYSNDKFSYDNSRLGRRLFYQYDFTWIYNYTESVSIWMGVSLVKAKEAIGNERTNPFASNPDNRYTFDDTSKFFYLMVSASL; this comes from the coding sequence ATGAATATTCTACCGAAACCAAAACTTAATTTTATACTTCTCTTAATAACTATCGTTATTAGCATTCCGATACATTCGGAAGAAGAACCGAATAAAAATACTAAGGAACCAATTCAGAACCCCCTACCCTCTCCTTCCGAAACGAATAAGACCGAAGGTCCTGATCCAAAAATTAAGAAGCAAGAGCCTAAGTATAATTCCCCATGGAAAGGAAATATTCCTGTAGACCATCTCCGAACTCTTTTAGTCACTCCAGAACAAATGAAGGAGACTCAAAAGTCAGATCTGTTTTGGTTGGATAATTTAAAATTGGGAGTTTCTCTCCGCCCTAGATTTGAAGCGAGAGAGAACCCTGACTTCAATAAGAAAACAGACGATTATAGTTCTTTTGTAGGACAAAACACTCAACTCTGGTTTTTATTCGATCCTTCTCCTTATTATTCGATCAAAGTTACTATTCAAGATAGTAGACTTTGGGGAGGAAGTCAAACTCCTCAGAATGCTGGCAATTGGACTTACGGACTTAGCACAGGTGCTGGGACTACTTTGACTCCGGCTACTTCTACCAATACGAATATTAGGAATAATACAGATATTAGAGAAGCTTATATAGTATTCAAAAAAATTGATAAACTTCCCGTTTCCGTTTTTGTAGGAAGGCAGGTATTCGCTTTTGGAGATCTGAAAATTGTGGGCCCTTTAAATTGGCTTCATACAGGATTTGCATTTGATGGTGTTAGATTTGTTCATGATTCTCAGTGGTTCAAGACTCATGTATTTGGAACAATACTATCCGACCAATACGATGCTCCCTACGGATTAACAACTAGCAATGGAAGATCCAAAGGTTCCATAGACCAGGCTTATTTTTTCGGTGCTTATAATACGATCAAGTTTGGAGAAGAAGCTCATCTAGATCTGTATGTGTTTGAAGTTTCTAAAAAATGGATCCCTAACGCAAATCCTATAGACTTCGATGATCGACTAAAACAAAGGAACGATCTTTTAACTACAGGATTCAGATTCACCAATAGAACGAATAATAATTTTTTACCAGCCGGAAAGATCTGGGATTGGAGTATTGAATCCGCATGGCAATCAGGAATGACTGGGGATAGAGTCAAAGCTGATTGGGATGTTTTAGACCAAAAGGCAGCTAACGGAAAAAATATTTATACAGAGAAGGTGCAGTATGATACAAGACTTCTCTCTTTGGATACGGGGATCAAGGTCAATGATTGGATCCGTTTAGGTTTAGGTTACACATACGCATCAGGAGATCCAAATAGATCTGATTCTAAGGTAGGGACTTGGCAAAGTTTATTTCCTCAGATCGCAGGCTCTTTCCCAAATTGGAATACTATGAACGGCCAAGCTCTAATGGCTGGATTTGAAAATATAAAGTCTTATTCCATTCGTGCAAATCTCAAAACAGAATATGGTATGTTTATATTTGCCTTCTACGATACTCAAAAAGCAAATTTACAAGATGCTTGGTATAAAGTTTCTGGGGTTCCAAATACTGGAGCAAGCACTGAAAATTATTCTAATGATAAGTTCTCTTATGACAATTCAAGATTAGGCAGAAGATTGTTCTATCAATATGATTTTACTTGGATCTATAATTATACTGAATCAGTTTCGATTTGGATGGGAGTTTCTCTTGTGAAAGCTAAAGAAGCGATCGGAAATGAAAGAACAAATCCATTTGCCTCTAACCCTGATAATAGGTACACATTCGACGACACTTCTAAGTTCTTTTATCTCATGGTCTCCGCCTCCCTATAG